From Limisphaera ngatamarikiensis, one genomic window encodes:
- a CDS encoding lipid II:glycine glycyltransferase FemX: MLVQSEPAPAAAAYPGSEPPPKGEPALTDAVRVCDPREDPDWDAQVARFPEATIFHTRAWCRVLADSYGHRPVYLLLRNNEPTWDACLPVLEVRSPLTGRRGVSLPFTDFCPCLSRNPAHGPALLTALLRQARLRHWRHAELRQPGPVIPISRPSLQYLAHTVDLSGGPEAMRARMDSAARRNLRKAETSGLRVEIATTEAALADYYKLHCLTRRRHGLPPQPWRFFQNIARHLLQNDLGMVVLVRKDQTVVAGAVFLHFGRQAVYKFGASDLAAQQWRPNNLAMWTAMRYYALRDFSRLHLGRTSVANEGLRRFKTGLGGREEPLPVLCLESATGSTIPKSDRTEGFHTMIFRRLPLPCLRWAGQLLYPHMD; encoded by the coding sequence ATGCTTGTGCAGTCTGAACCTGCTCCTGCTGCAGCCGCGTACCCCGGGTCTGAACCGCCCCCCAAGGGGGAACCGGCTCTCACCGACGCGGTTCGCGTTTGCGACCCGCGGGAGGACCCTGACTGGGACGCTCAGGTGGCGCGCTTCCCGGAAGCCACCATCTTCCACACCCGCGCCTGGTGCCGCGTGTTGGCCGATTCATACGGCCACAGGCCGGTCTACCTCCTCCTTCGCAACAACGAGCCCACATGGGACGCCTGCCTGCCCGTCCTGGAGGTCCGAAGCCCGCTGACCGGTCGCCGCGGCGTGAGCCTGCCCTTCACCGATTTCTGCCCCTGCCTGTCCCGCAACCCGGCCCACGGGCCCGCCCTGTTGACCGCGCTCCTCCGCCAGGCCCGGCTCCGCCACTGGCGTCACGCAGAATTGCGTCAGCCGGGTCCGGTCATCCCCATCAGCCGGCCCTCCCTCCAATACCTGGCCCATACGGTGGACCTCTCCGGCGGACCGGAAGCCATGCGGGCCCGCATGGACAGCGCCGCCCGACGCAACCTCCGCAAAGCCGAAACCAGCGGACTCCGCGTGGAAATCGCCACCACCGAGGCCGCCCTGGCCGACTACTACAAGCTCCATTGCCTGACCCGGCGCCGCCACGGTCTGCCTCCACAACCGTGGCGTTTCTTCCAGAACATCGCCCGCCACCTCCTCCAAAACGACCTCGGCATGGTCGTCCTGGTTAGAAAAGACCAAACCGTGGTCGCCGGAGCCGTTTTCCTTCACTTCGGCCGCCAGGCGGTTTACAAGTTCGGCGCCTCCGACCTGGCCGCCCAACAATGGCGCCCCAACAATCTGGCCATGTGGACCGCCATGCGCTATTATGCACTGCGTGATTTTAGCCGGTTGCATTTGGGACGCACCTCCGTGGCCAACGAGGGCCTGCGCAGGTTCAAAACGGGCCTCGGCGGTCGGGAAGAGCCCTTGCCCGTCCTTTGCCTGGAGTCGGCCACCGGCAGTACGATTCCCAAATCCGACCGGACCGAGGGTTTCCACACCATGATCTTTCGCAGACTTCCGCTGCCCTGCCTCCGTTGGGCTGGGCAGCTCCTTTACCCGCACATGGATTAA
- a CDS encoding GumC family protein codes for MSDPIPVQARPVHASPVPGLNAADLTYMFFRHKWKILFCFLLGVGAAGFIYFRNPPSYVTEAKILVRYILENRPALTKTEDADIKTPDSRGENIINSEIEILTSLDLALQVADAVGPRNVLAAYGGGEDRNRAAAYIRRGLTVNVPRRSNIILVQFRHPDPGVARQVLDTLLKTYLDKHVSIHQGIGVLDDFFAQQADQIRARLAQTEEEIKRLKAEAGIISLADAKAATLAELARLRSDLLTTEAQLAEQRAALNHLLGSVGTNALAAVTNASTVPPEIAEQYRTAVAELEAYRRRESELLLRFGPEHPFIRRVRTQIAEADTRKRSLEQEHPELLTAPVVPVAAPTNTNDLAQAVARVLSLEAKMAVLSNQIARVTEDANRIAAVEPRLVELERRRELDEANLRYYSATLEKARVEESLGPGKITNISIVQSPSPAARDVFEFAKPMALCLGGGLGLGLALAFALERLFGMAIRRPVDIERNLRLPLLVSIPYLKRRGRGWGSARPARNGHEPTPQPGGNGAAAELPVPTGQRGGPLAVASDQDPLRPWFDGLRDRIVTYFEIRNMTHKPKLVAVTSCHEGAGVSTLAAGLAASLSETGDGNVLLVDMNVDGGATQHFQHGKPVVGLLEAIEEGRADDALIQDNLYVVSAAATNDQKLPRVLPRRFANLVPKMKASQFDYIIFDMPPVSQTTITARLAGYMDMVLMVVEAERTGQDLARRAHTLLQESKANVTAVLNKKRDYVPERLRQEL; via the coding sequence ATGAGTGATCCGATTCCCGTTCAGGCCCGGCCCGTCCACGCCAGCCCCGTCCCGGGGCTGAACGCCGCCGACCTGACCTACATGTTCTTCCGCCACAAGTGGAAGATCCTGTTCTGCTTCCTGCTCGGTGTCGGTGCCGCCGGCTTCATCTATTTCCGAAACCCGCCGTCCTACGTCACCGAGGCCAAGATCCTCGTCCGGTACATCCTCGAAAACCGGCCGGCCCTCACCAAAACCGAGGACGCTGACATCAAAACGCCCGACAGCCGCGGCGAGAACATCATCAATTCCGAAATTGAAATCCTCACCAGCCTCGACCTTGCCCTCCAGGTGGCCGACGCCGTCGGCCCGCGCAACGTCCTGGCCGCCTACGGCGGGGGCGAGGACCGCAACCGGGCCGCCGCCTACATCCGCCGTGGTCTCACCGTGAACGTGCCGCGCCGGAGCAACATCATCCTCGTCCAGTTCCGTCACCCCGACCCGGGCGTGGCCCGCCAGGTCCTCGATACCCTCCTCAAGACCTACCTCGACAAACACGTCAGCATCCATCAAGGGATCGGTGTCCTCGACGATTTCTTCGCCCAACAAGCCGACCAGATCCGCGCCCGCCTGGCCCAGACCGAGGAGGAAATCAAACGGCTCAAGGCCGAGGCCGGCATCATTTCCCTGGCCGATGCCAAGGCCGCCACCCTGGCGGAACTGGCCCGACTGCGTTCCGACCTGCTGACCACCGAAGCCCAGTTGGCCGAACAACGCGCCGCACTCAACCATCTGCTGGGCAGCGTCGGGACCAACGCGCTCGCCGCGGTCACCAACGCCTCCACCGTACCCCCCGAGATCGCCGAACAATACCGCACCGCAGTGGCCGAGCTGGAAGCGTACCGCCGCCGCGAAAGCGAGTTGCTCCTCCGGTTCGGACCGGAACACCCCTTCATCCGGCGTGTCCGGACGCAAATCGCCGAGGCCGACACCCGCAAGCGGTCCCTGGAACAGGAACATCCCGAGCTCCTCACCGCGCCGGTCGTGCCCGTCGCCGCCCCCACGAACACCAACGACCTTGCCCAGGCCGTGGCCCGTGTCTTGTCGTTGGAGGCCAAAATGGCCGTCCTCTCCAACCAGATCGCCCGGGTCACCGAAGACGCCAACCGCATCGCCGCGGTCGAACCGCGCCTGGTCGAACTGGAACGACGTCGCGAACTGGACGAGGCCAATCTGCGCTATTACTCCGCAACACTCGAAAAAGCCCGGGTGGAGGAATCCCTCGGCCCCGGCAAAATCACCAACATCAGCATCGTACAATCCCCGTCCCCGGCCGCCCGCGACGTCTTCGAGTTCGCCAAACCCATGGCCCTTTGCCTCGGCGGCGGGCTCGGTCTGGGCCTGGCCCTGGCCTTCGCCCTCGAACGCCTCTTCGGCATGGCCATTCGCAGACCGGTGGACATCGAGCGCAACCTGCGCCTGCCGCTCCTGGTCAGCATCCCCTACCTGAAACGCCGGGGACGCGGCTGGGGCAGTGCCCGCCCGGCCCGGAACGGACATGAGCCCACCCCCCAACCCGGCGGCAATGGTGCCGCGGCCGAATTACCCGTGCCCACCGGCCAGCGGGGCGGTCCGCTGGCAGTTGCCTCCGATCAGGATCCGCTCCGACCCTGGTTCGACGGACTGCGGGACCGCATCGTCACCTACTTTGAGATCCGCAACATGACCCACAAACCCAAGCTGGTCGCCGTCACCAGCTGTCACGAGGGCGCCGGCGTCAGCACCCTGGCCGCCGGCCTGGCCGCGTCCCTTTCGGAAACCGGCGATGGCAACGTGCTGTTGGTGGACATGAACGTCGACGGCGGGGCCACCCAACATTTCCAACACGGCAAACCCGTGGTGGGGCTCCTGGAGGCGATTGAAGAGGGCAGGGCCGACGATGCACTGATCCAGGACAACCTCTACGTGGTGTCGGCGGCCGCCACCAACGACCAGAAACTGCCCCGCGTCCTGCCCCGCCGCTTCGCCAACCTGGTCCCCAAAATGAAGGCCAGCCAGTTCGATTACATCATTTTCGACATGCCACCGGTTTCCCAGACCACCATCACCGCCCGATTGGCCGGGTACATGGACATGGTGTTGATGGTCGTGGAAGCCGAACGAACCGGCCAGGACCTGGCCCGGCGCGCTCACACCCTGTTGCAGGAATCCAAAGCCAACGTGACAGCGGTGCTGAACAAGAAGCGGGATTACGTCCCGGAACGGCTCCGGCAGGAGCTTTGA
- a CDS encoding asparagine synthase-related protein, with the protein MPDLLLDTRPVERRSPPDPSTLFRWSPRLRARAIDNEQFRLILTWCEPDALWEPATNREGAVCAVTGFLALDEEEWTSAEAGSSDDLCGGLAARAVHHRYRERGTPGWDHLSGNCAIVLFDPVQSVLHLRTDPAGCFPVFGCVVDGYPVWASHPDVLAAVVDRAHRVDEVSLAEFIQASTVTPPWTYYQGIEACEAGSVFTLDLRTRRLTSRRYFSFEYRADPNPDPDALAEELAAAWRKAVRRRSLPRLGRIAVALSGGLDSRLVLGCMNDPSRAFAFTCYDAPNRELATARAIARAAGAGFHPIQRPTDYYGEHAPMGVRVSGGMGTFANNHFLGVLEPLQAAGQQMLLTGCYCDYLFKGLPLNRRIRFWDGHEVLAPYRHQFYFDHWVFDTALATRARERWDVRFPPELRQDRSDPALFRIETLRTFPLYHEGDNQQRLVPQRLVGWSPPATDLEVLKVYCRVPSRLKLNRDLFLRTARRLLANSPLIRVPDANTGAPLNAPAWREALSWQWLRFQRKLRFLRTSIASDGSWPDWTRYYRQSPALEHHWRCAGTDLHDLILCVTGWRRLPERPADFPPEQCFLFVPLLTLKLWWAHRACSGGSPN; encoded by the coding sequence ATGCCCGATCTGTTACTGGATACCCGCCCTGTGGAACGCCGCTCTCCCCCGGACCCCTCGACCTTGTTCCGGTGGTCGCCACGACTTAGGGCGCGTGCGATAGATAACGAACAGTTTCGACTGATACTGACCTGGTGCGAACCGGACGCGCTTTGGGAACCTGCGACGAACAGAGAAGGGGCAGTGTGTGCCGTCACCGGATTCCTTGCCCTCGACGAAGAAGAGTGGACCAGCGCAGAGGCAGGAAGCTCGGACGATCTTTGTGGTGGCTTGGCAGCCCGCGCGGTTCACCATCGGTACCGTGAGCGGGGCACCCCGGGGTGGGATCATTTGAGCGGCAACTGCGCCATTGTGTTGTTCGATCCGGTTCAAAGCGTGCTCCATTTGCGCACCGATCCCGCCGGATGTTTTCCCGTCTTCGGTTGTGTGGTGGACGGCTACCCCGTCTGGGCGTCCCATCCGGACGTTCTTGCAGCCGTGGTGGACCGGGCCCATCGTGTGGATGAGGTTTCACTGGCTGAATTCATTCAGGCGAGCACCGTGACGCCGCCCTGGACCTACTACCAGGGGATCGAGGCGTGTGAAGCAGGCTCCGTTTTCACACTGGATTTGCGCACGCGACGATTGACCTCCCGACGGTATTTTTCGTTCGAGTACCGGGCTGACCCAAACCCTGATCCGGACGCGCTGGCGGAGGAGCTTGCTGCTGCATGGCGCAAAGCCGTCCGACGACGATCGTTGCCCCGTCTCGGGCGAATTGCGGTGGCTCTCAGTGGCGGGCTTGATTCGCGACTCGTCCTCGGCTGCATGAACGATCCCTCCCGCGCATTTGCATTCACCTGCTACGACGCGCCCAACCGCGAGTTGGCCACCGCCCGGGCCATCGCCCGAGCCGCCGGAGCCGGGTTCCATCCCATTCAGCGGCCCACCGATTACTACGGAGAACACGCCCCCATGGGGGTGCGCGTCTCCGGAGGGATGGGAACATTCGCCAACAACCACTTCCTCGGGGTGTTGGAGCCCCTCCAGGCTGCCGGCCAGCAGATGCTGTTGACCGGCTGTTACTGCGATTATTTGTTCAAGGGCCTGCCGCTCAACCGCAGGATTCGTTTTTGGGACGGGCATGAGGTCCTGGCCCCATACCGCCATCAGTTCTACTTCGACCACTGGGTCTTTGATACGGCGCTGGCAACCCGGGCCAGGGAACGCTGGGACGTCCGCTTCCCACCGGAACTCCGTCAGGATCGCAGCGACCCTGCGCTTTTCCGGATCGAAACCTTGCGCACCTTCCCTCTCTACCATGAAGGCGACAATCAGCAGCGTCTTGTGCCCCAGCGGCTCGTGGGGTGGTCCCCGCCCGCCACCGATCTCGAGGTGCTGAAGGTGTATTGCCGGGTTCCCTCACGACTGAAACTGAACCGCGACCTGTTCCTGCGGACCGCCCGGCGTTTGCTGGCCAACTCCCCGTTGATCCGCGTTCCGGATGCGAACACGGGCGCCCCACTGAACGCGCCAGCGTGGCGGGAAGCCCTGAGCTGGCAGTGGCTCCGATTCCAACGCAAGTTGAGGTTTCTGCGAACGTCCATTGCCTCGGACGGTTCCTGGCCCGATTGGACCCGGTATTACCGGCAGAGCCCCGCTCTGGAACACCATTGGCGATGCGCCGGGACCGACCTGCACGACCTCATCCTGTGCGTCACCGGCTGGCGACGTCTGCCGGAGCGGCCCGCCGATTTCCCGCCGGAACAGTGTTTTCTTTTCGTTCCTCTGTTGACCCTCAAACTTTGGTGGGCACACCGGGCATGCTCCGGCGGTTCGCCAAACTGA
- a CDS encoding glycosyltransferase yields the protein MLRNRIWYTLKPFLPYGLRLALRRWYSRRRRRRMADCWPILPGSQHPPQGWPGWPMGKQFAFVLTHDVEGFDGIGRCEALMELEKNLGFRSSFNFIPEGEYHLSPMLRDRLERNGFEIGVHDLHHDGHLFRNRQHFQQAAARINRYLREWRAVGFRAGFMLHRLEWLHELDILYDASTFDTDPFEPMPDGAGMIFPFWVPAPTDPNRGYVELPYTLVQDSTLFLLLEEKSPEIWLRKLDWIAEHGGMVLVNVHPDYIRFPDEPDDPFTFPVEYYERLLTYVRDRYAGRYWHALPREVARYVRDLPRRPQHRRPLRVAMVTHSVYRRDNRVIRYAEALVEAGNEVEVLGLRSSPDLPKSERLQGVQVRRLQDRFSKTEKGPWPILRSTTGFFIKAALHLAREHHRRPYDLIHVHNVPDFLAWTALYPRLRGARVILDIHDILPEFFCGRFGYSTSSPLFRLLTWIERLCARCADHIIVSNHLWHATYAARTGTADRSSVFINHVNMRVFRPDLRVKSQPGRAPILIFPGGLQEHQGLDIAIRALPKIRQRFPGAELHIYGEGPMREPWEQLARSLHLEGAVRFHPPVTVQEIARIMAGADVGIVPKRADSFGNEAYSTKIMEFMALGVPVVASETRIDRYYFSDDVLRFFRSGDPDALAEAVVDVLENMEETQRRVERALAYARAESWEVKKHEYLALVSRLCGCAGPLPVADGPGHSPPGGAQSPVPALSRTASTPSFP from the coding sequence ATGCTGCGCAATCGTATTTGGTACACCCTGAAACCGTTCCTCCCCTACGGTTTGAGGCTCGCCCTCCGGCGCTGGTATTCCCGACGTCGGCGCCGGCGCATGGCCGATTGCTGGCCCATCCTGCCGGGCTCCCAACACCCGCCGCAGGGCTGGCCCGGCTGGCCCATGGGCAAACAGTTCGCCTTCGTCCTCACCCATGACGTCGAGGGCTTCGACGGCATCGGCAGGTGCGAAGCCCTGATGGAGCTTGAAAAAAACCTCGGCTTCCGCTCCTCGTTCAATTTCATCCCCGAGGGCGAGTACCATCTCTCGCCCATGCTACGGGACCGGTTGGAACGGAACGGCTTCGAGATCGGCGTCCACGACCTGCACCACGACGGTCACCTCTTCCGCAACCGCCAGCACTTCCAACAGGCCGCCGCCCGGATCAACCGCTACCTGCGCGAATGGCGCGCCGTGGGATTCCGCGCCGGTTTCATGCTCCACCGACTCGAATGGCTGCACGAACTGGACATCCTGTACGATGCGTCGACGTTCGATACCGATCCCTTTGAACCCATGCCGGACGGGGCGGGCATGATCTTTCCCTTTTGGGTCCCGGCCCCCACAGATCCCAACCGTGGCTACGTCGAGTTGCCCTACACCCTGGTCCAGGACTCAACCCTCTTCCTGCTGCTGGAGGAAAAGTCACCCGAAATCTGGCTCCGGAAACTGGATTGGATCGCCGAACACGGCGGCATGGTGCTGGTCAATGTACACCCGGACTATATCCGGTTCCCGGACGAACCGGATGATCCGTTCACGTTCCCGGTCGAGTATTACGAACGCCTGCTGACCTATGTTCGGGACCGTTACGCGGGCCGGTACTGGCACGCCCTGCCCCGGGAGGTCGCCCGATACGTACGCGATCTGCCACGCCGGCCGCAGCATCGTCGGCCTCTCCGCGTCGCCATGGTCACGCATTCTGTCTACCGGAGAGACAACCGCGTGATCCGCTACGCCGAAGCACTGGTGGAGGCCGGCAATGAAGTCGAGGTGCTGGGACTGCGGTCCTCCCCCGACCTCCCCAAATCAGAACGGCTCCAAGGCGTGCAGGTGCGGCGGCTCCAGGACAGGTTCAGCAAAACGGAAAAAGGTCCCTGGCCGATCCTCCGGAGCACGACCGGTTTCTTCATCAAAGCCGCCCTGCACCTGGCTCGCGAACATCATCGCCGGCCCTACGACCTCATCCATGTCCACAACGTGCCGGATTTCCTGGCGTGGACCGCCTTGTACCCGCGCCTGCGCGGGGCCCGCGTAATCCTCGACATCCACGACATCCTGCCGGAATTCTTCTGCGGCCGGTTCGGGTACTCCACCTCCTCTCCGCTGTTCCGGCTCCTGACATGGATCGAACGTCTCTGCGCCCGGTGCGCCGACCACATCATTGTCAGTAATCACCTCTGGCACGCCACCTATGCCGCCCGTACCGGTACGGCGGATCGATCCTCCGTGTTCATCAACCACGTGAACATGAGGGTGTTTCGGCCCGACCTGCGGGTGAAATCGCAGCCCGGCCGGGCGCCCATCCTGATCTTTCCGGGCGGCCTGCAGGAACATCAAGGGCTGGACATTGCGATCCGTGCCCTGCCCAAAATCCGACAGCGCTTTCCCGGGGCGGAATTGCACATCTACGGTGAAGGCCCCATGCGGGAACCCTGGGAGCAACTGGCCCGGTCGCTGCACCTGGAGGGTGCCGTCCGATTTCATCCACCCGTCACGGTGCAGGAAATCGCGCGCATCATGGCCGGCGCAGACGTCGGGATCGTGCCCAAACGTGCCGACTCCTTTGGGAACGAGGCCTACAGCACCAAGATCATGGAATTCATGGCCTTGGGCGTGCCCGTGGTGGCCTCCGAAACGCGGATTGACCGGTATTACTTCAGCGACGACGTGCTGCGGTTTTTCCGTTCCGGCGATCCGGACGCCCTGGCGGAGGCGGTGGTGGACGTGTTGGAAAACATGGAGGAAACACAGCGGCGGGTGGAACGTGCGCTGGCCTATGCCCGGGCTGAGAGCTGGGAGGTCAAAAAGCACGAATATCTCGCCCTGGTCAGCCGCCTTTGCGGCTGTGCCGGGCCCCTCCCGGTAGCCGACGGTCCGGGCCATAGCCCACCGGGAGGGGCACAGTCCCCCGTGCCCGCGTTGTCGCGGACGGCGAGTACGCCGTCCTTCCCATGA
- a CDS encoding DegT/DnrJ/EryC1/StrS family aminotransferase, which yields MNQQPIKVPFLDLKAHHEPIRDEIRQAIERVIDANAFAGGPFVEAFEKDWAAFCGTRHAIGVGNGTDALWLTLLALGVGPGDEVITVPSTFMATAEAVSFCGARPVFVDIEPVTYTMDPARLEQAITPRTRAIIPVHLFGQVADMDPILEVARRHGIPVVEDAAQAHGATYKGRRAGTFGIAGCFSFYPGKNLGAFGEAGAVVTNDAELADRIRCLRDHGQVRKYHHDHIGWNARMDGIQGAVLQVKLRRLAAANEARRNHARQYARLLADVEQVVLPVEAPGRTHVYHVYAVRVSDRDEVLQRMGRRGIACGIHYPIPVHRQKAYQHLGYGEGSFPVAEQCAREFLSLPMYPELRPEQVELVATELRACLDELRPRSHACAV from the coding sequence ATGAACCAGCAACCCATCAAAGTCCCGTTCCTGGACCTGAAGGCGCACCACGAGCCCATCCGGGACGAAATCCGCCAGGCCATTGAACGTGTCATCGATGCCAATGCCTTTGCCGGGGGACCGTTCGTGGAGGCTTTCGAGAAAGACTGGGCCGCCTTCTGCGGGACTCGCCACGCCATTGGCGTCGGCAACGGTACCGATGCCCTCTGGCTCACCTTGCTGGCCCTGGGCGTCGGTCCCGGCGACGAAGTCATCACCGTCCCCAGCACCTTCATGGCCACGGCCGAGGCTGTCTCATTTTGTGGCGCCCGACCCGTCTTCGTGGACATCGAGCCGGTGACCTACACCATGGACCCCGCCCGGCTCGAGCAGGCCATCACCCCCCGCACCAGGGCCATCATCCCTGTCCACCTCTTTGGCCAGGTGGCGGACATGGACCCCATCCTCGAGGTCGCGCGCCGGCACGGCATCCCCGTGGTTGAAGACGCTGCCCAGGCCCACGGCGCCACCTACAAGGGCCGTCGCGCCGGCACCTTCGGCATCGCCGGCTGTTTCAGCTTTTACCCCGGCAAAAACCTGGGTGCCTTTGGCGAAGCCGGCGCGGTCGTCACCAATGACGCCGAATTGGCCGACCGCATTCGCTGCCTCCGCGATCACGGTCAGGTCCGGAAGTACCACCACGACCACATCGGCTGGAACGCGCGCATGGACGGCATCCAGGGCGCCGTCCTGCAGGTCAAGCTCCGCCGATTGGCCGCCGCCAATGAGGCACGCCGCAACCATGCCCGCCAGTACGCCCGGTTACTGGCCGACGTCGAACAGGTGGTCCTGCCCGTCGAAGCCCCGGGGCGCACCCACGTTTACCACGTCTATGCGGTGCGGGTGTCCGACCGGGACGAGGTCCTGCAACGGATGGGCCGGCGCGGCATCGCCTGCGGCATTCATTACCCCATCCCCGTACATCGTCAGAAGGCCTACCAGCACCTCGGTTACGGCGAGGGCAGTTTCCCCGTGGCCGAGCAATGCGCCCGGGAGTTTCTGTCCCTCCCCATGTATCCCGAGCTCCGGCCCGAGCAGGTCGAACTCGTGGCGACGGAACTTCGGGCCTGTTTGGATGAACTGCGTCCCCGATCTCATGCTTGTGCAGTCTGA
- a CDS encoding polysaccharide deacetylase family protein: MRWDRLITILLHRLRRTSRAPRGDRVLPILMYHSISDDPEPGVPPYYRLCTSPSRFAEQMDWLATHGYRGVTLSEGLAWLKGDDTETKDAAGGDGTRPVAITFDDGFQDFYTSAWPVLRRYGFGATMYLATAFVGDERKPFRPRGASGVPGAAGRPCLTWAEVRELADGGIEMGAHTVWHPELPQLSAAEREKEMRTSKEEIEARLGRPVRSFAHPYAFPREQPDYVRWFGGALRRIGYAHAVTTRVGRARPDADPFTLPRLPATTPTTPNSWLRSWRVPTIGSAPCRLWSDDCAGAGPAGGGRPQVSRQRLRIHPVQNRGRMSDYVVITPVRNEAGRFGRTIESMVRQTRRPARWVIVDDGSTDGTADLADAAAGQHGWIRVLHRPDRGRRLPGTGVMEAFHEGCLLVADLSWDFLVKLDGDLAFGPDYFARCLEHFERDPRLGIGGGLICRRVQGRLVPEVLDDPAFHVRGATKIYRRACWEQIGGLVRWPGWDTVDELKANMLGWRTRTFPELPVEQLKDTGSGDGRWPNWVKNGVANYVACYHPLFMLAKCLRRSFRRPLLLAGIALGWGYLSGYLRRLPRVEEPAFRHYVWRQQWNHLLARPSLWSERLRLHDDGPPPPELSSGAASKSTLTAH, encoded by the coding sequence ATGCGATGGGATCGGTTGATCACAATTCTACTTCACCGCCTGCGGCGCACGTCCCGCGCCCCGCGCGGGGACCGCGTCCTGCCGATCCTCATGTACCACAGCATCTCGGACGATCCTGAACCGGGTGTACCACCCTACTACCGCCTCTGCACCAGCCCCTCGCGATTTGCCGAGCAAATGGACTGGCTCGCCACACATGGGTACCGCGGCGTGACGCTCTCCGAAGGGTTGGCCTGGTTGAAAGGGGATGATACGGAAACGAAGGACGCTGCCGGCGGGGATGGAACCCGACCGGTCGCGATCACCTTCGACGACGGTTTTCAGGACTTTTACACGTCGGCCTGGCCGGTTCTGCGCCGGTATGGCTTCGGCGCCACGATGTACCTGGCCACGGCATTCGTGGGTGACGAACGAAAGCCGTTTCGACCCCGGGGCGCCTCCGGGGTGCCGGGGGCGGCCGGCCGACCCTGCCTGACCTGGGCCGAGGTAAGGGAACTTGCCGATGGGGGCATCGAAATGGGCGCACATACGGTCTGGCATCCGGAACTGCCCCAACTAAGCGCTGCCGAACGGGAAAAGGAAATGCGCACGTCCAAGGAAGAGATCGAGGCCCGGCTGGGGCGTCCCGTGCGGAGCTTTGCCCATCCCTACGCCTTCCCCCGGGAACAACCCGACTACGTCCGGTGGTTCGGCGGGGCGTTGCGGCGGATCGGTTACGCCCATGCCGTCACCACCCGGGTGGGCCGGGCCCGGCCGGACGCGGACCCGTTTACGCTGCCCCGCTTGCCGGCAACGACGCCGACGACCCCCAACTCCTGGTTGCGAAGTTGGAGGGTGCCTACGATTGGGTCGGCCCCGTGCAGGCTTTGGTCCGACGACTGCGCCGGGGCAGGTCCAGCCGGCGGCGGTCGACCGCAAGTATCCCGGCAGCGACTGCGGATTCACCCGGTCCAAAATCGAGGCCGCATGAGTGACTACGTCGTCATTACCCCGGTGCGAAACGAGGCCGGACGATTTGGTCGTACCATTGAGTCCATGGTGCGACAAACCCGTCGCCCCGCACGCTGGGTGATCGTGGACGATGGTTCCACCGACGGCACGGCCGACCTGGCAGACGCGGCTGCGGGGCAACATGGCTGGATCCGCGTTTTGCACCGGCCCGACCGCGGCCGTCGTCTGCCCGGAACCGGGGTCATGGAGGCCTTCCATGAGGGTTGCCTGTTGGTTGCGGATCTCTCGTGGGACTTTCTGGTGAAGCTGGATGGGGACCTGGCCTTCGGACCGGACTATTTTGCCAGATGTCTGGAGCATTTTGAGCGCGACCCCCGACTGGGCATTGGAGGCGGATTGATCTGCCGTCGTGTGCAAGGGCGATTGGTACCGGAGGTCCTGGACGACCCTGCCTTTCACGTGCGCGGTGCCACCAAGATCTATCGGCGGGCGTGCTGGGAGCAGATCGGAGGGCTGGTCCGATGGCCCGGCTGGGACACCGTGGACGAGCTGAAGGCCAACATGCTGGGCTGGCGTACCCGCACGTTCCCCGAGTTGCCGGTGGAACAGCTCAAGGACACCGGGAGCGGGGATGGTCGCTGGCCCAACTGGGTAAAGAACGGCGTGGCCAATTACGTGGCTTGTTATCATCCGTTGTTCATGCTGGCCAAGTGCCTCCGACGCTCGTTCCGAAGGCCGCTGCTGCTTGCCGGGATTGCCCTCGGATGGGGCTACCTCAGCGGTTACCTGCGACGCCTGCCCCGCGTAGAGGAACCGGCCTTTCGGCACTACGTGTGGCGTCAACAGTGGAACCATCTCCTTGCCCGCCCCAGCCTGTGGTCCGAGCGGCTGCGGCTGCACGACGATGGGCCTCCGCCCCCTGAGTTGTCTTCCGGTGCCGCCTCGAAATCCACCCTGACCGCACACTAA